A window from Drosophila miranda strain MSH22 chromosome Y unlocalized genomic scaffold, D.miranda_PacBio2.1 Contig_Y2_pilon, whole genome shotgun sequence encodes these proteins:
- the LOC117193967 gene encoding uncharacterized protein LOC117193967: protein MEAFGIDYADYGAVANYANAQRRTDTRSDIYKCNPKNRRFQLFQRLRSNGAVEVKYFSLPVNEVSRRHFLIMGNTIGGSSAAAGEADTVIYVYEKDQFVPFQRLSFYALERFLPVQHSISEKFLLLVACNKQDVKIYNLNDWKFEESKVQFTEGALSRGVARMRSYEEQQQSYLVIANENMAVNETNIFQPLYKQDEHANILRQQIIDWAREQQKRLEQTHVEQLLQGLQQRVKQRAEMMLRSLIKRVKAKSLVDEHMKLTSNYWDALQYAKQALDVIEQDATAARTRQPRKRAAEQHEFEEITVEVEGSMLASNINGLDTKQPVYESVTAKKVYVSEEYKEPDREQSKPYLQELSVQDLQLGGNLNGLNWTQLLEQTIKRNNVDVQFVKSYADITHLSAEAVVVNSNEINDHSLGHLVPVDGGDFIVQQDVQFSQPIQVNRLLINQRLNHIHVNRQRFDLLLLEANHTQVIEGPKRLEHFRVMEPITIAGQLVGAELRAMSPEKITHQSLQLQGVFVIDGDLTIGRLLQVRDLLEEPTQRSAAEALRQGLRLDQTLQDVNVKFEQPLVANNTELSFINAEDLQKLVKLNVDAEQVVEGSKTLPQGLEISEGFGEVGWLNSIDVQKLPEVLLTKSSSQTIPIAVQLKGLELEEVKAKQLVMNGLELELQPLGSIYSHGSQSLDGWKLPANFNGSIRVRNLWLKGSINQVNVAQLEQQLQQLAGNIKYVGDFSFRHAVNISSLSFGHSLNGFQAAHFWGSWLEASGDQNFTAPQVLAALETSKGVQLQGKLNNYTLEELVSRSYRLNASEHLQSVRFENPIVLKSELLVGRVNGLRVPEDMLYTDAGGSMTAPFTINGGLEVAELCNVTRLNGYHLQALSQYLNGEQHDTFHAESVKFERPPTYNYLNGHKLQQLLDQVWLDSERIELGGREQRLEFASTAYEGLLDFRGPINGFQVEHIKRNYFSRTRGQPVSTPLGFKHDVTFAQPLTARVVVLRGSVSNGSDAIVEGISLSSTGLAISSISQKNQLCAVYSR, encoded by the exons ATGGAGGCTTTCGGCATAGACTATGCCGACTATGGGGCCGTGGCCAACTACGCGAATGCCCAGCGACGCACTGACACCCGCTCGGACATCTACAAGTGCAATCCAAAGAATCGCCGGTTCCAACTCTTTCAGCGACTGCGCAGCAACGGGGCCGTGGAAGTGAAGTACTTCAGTCTCCCGGTGAACGAAGTGAGTCGCAGGCACTTCCTTATTATGGGCAACACGATCGGAGGATCGAGTGCCGCAGCGGGTGAGGCCGATACCGTCATCTATGTCTACGAGAAGGATCAATTTGTGCCCTTCCAGCGACTGAGTTTCTATGCCCTGGAACGCTTCCTGCCCGTCCAG CACTCCATATCGGAGAAGTTTCTGCTTCTGGTCGCCTGCAACAAGCAGGATGTGAAGATCTACAACCTAAACGACTGGAAATTCGAGGAGTCCAAGGTGCAGTTCACCGAAGGTGCCTTGAGTCGGGGAGTGGCCCGCATGCGCAGCTacgaggagcagcagcagagctaCCTAG TGATTGCCAACGAGAATATGGCCGTCAATGAGACGAACATTTTCCAACCGCTCTACAAGCAGGACGAGCATGCCAACATCCTCCGCCAGCAGATCATCGACTGGGCCCGGGAGCAGCAAAAGCGGTTGGAGCAGACCCACGTGGAGCAGCTGCTGCAGGGATTGCAG CAAAGAGTAAAGCAGCGAGCGGAGATGATGCTGCGATCCCTCATCAAGCGGGTCAAAGCGAAATCG CTTGTAGATGAGCATATGAAGCTGACCTCCAACTACTGGGATGCCTTGCAGTATGCCAAGCAGGCCTTGGATGTGATCGAGCAGGATGCCACAGCAGCACGCACCCGACAGCCCCGGAAACGAGCAGCCGAACAGCACGAATTCGAGGAGATTACTGTAGAGGTCGAGGGCAGCATGCTAGCCAGCAATATCAACGGCTTGGATACGAAGCAGCCTGTATACGAATCGGTGACTGCCAAGAAGGTGTATGTCAGCGAGGAATACAAGGAACCGGACAGGGAGCAGAGCAAACCCTACTTGCAGGAGCTCTCGGTGCAGGACCTTCAGCTCGGGGGAAATCTCAACGGCCTCAACTGGACACAGCTTCTGGAGCAGACTATCAAACGGAACAACGTGGACGTGCAGTTCGTCAAGTCCTACGCAGACATCACTCATCTCAGTGCGGAGGCTGTGGTGGTAAACAGCAACGAGATCAACGACCACTCCCTGGGCCACCTCGTGCCGGTGGATGGCGGCGACTTTATTGTCCAGCAGGATGTGCAGTTCTCCCAGCCCATACAAGTGAATCGCTTGCTCATCAATCAACGACTCAATCACATCCACGTGAACCGCCAGCGCTTCGACCTGCTGCTCCTCGAAGCCAATCACACCCAGGTGATCGAGGGACCCAAGAGACTAGAGCATTTTCGCGTTATGGAACCCATTACCATTGCG GGCCAGCTGGTGGGCGCAGAGCTGCGGGCCATGTCGCCTGAAAAGATAACCCATCAATCGCTCCAACTCCAAGGGGTCTTTGTAATTGATGGCGATCTGACGATTGGACGGCTGCTGCAGGTGAGGGATTTGCTGGAGGAACCAACACAGAGGTCTGCTGCAGAGGCGTTGAGGCAAGGTCTGCGGCTGGACCAGACTCTCCAGGATGTGAATGTGAAGTTTGAGCAACCTCTCGTGGCCAACAACACAGAACTGAGCTTCATAAATGCTGAGGACCTGCAGAAACTGGTCAAGTTAAATGTGGATGCAGAGCAGGTGGTGGAGGGCAGCAAGACATTGCCTCAGGGGCTGGAGATTAGCGAGGGCTTCGGTGAAGTCGGGTGGCTCAATAGCATTGATGTGCAGAAGCTGCCGGAAGTGCTGCTCACTAAAAGTAGCAGCCAGACTATCCCGATCGCGGTTCAGTTAAAGGGATTGGAGTTGGAAGAAGTTAAGGCGAAGCAGCTTGTAATGAATGGCTTGGAATTGGAATTGCAG CCACTGGGGTCCATCTACTCACACGGCAGTCAATCTTTGGATGGCTGGAAACTGCCGGCCAATTTCAATGGCAGCATTCGTGTCCGAAACTTGTGGCTCAAGGGCAGCATTAACCAAGTCAATGTGGCCCAGTTGGagcagcagcttcagcagctAGCGGGCAACATCAAGTATGTGGGCGATTTCAGCTTCAGGCATGCGGTAAACATAAGCAGTCTGAGCTTTGGCCACTCCCTGAATGGCTTCCAAGCCGCACATTTCTGGGGCAGCTGGCTGGAGGCCAGTGGCGACCAGAATTTCACGGCTCCGCAAGTGCTGGCCGCGCTGGAGACCAGCAAGGGTGTGCAGCTCCAGGGAAAGCTGAACAATTACACCCTGGAAGAGCTGGTGAGCCGTAGCTACAGGCTGAATGCGTCGGAGCATCTGCAATCAGTGCGATTTG AGAATCCCATTGTATTGAAATCGGAGCTACTAGTTGGCCGCGTGAACGGATTACGCGTGCCCGAGGACATGCTGTACACAGATGCCGGAGGCTCCATGACGGCACCTTTTACCATCAATGGTGGCCTGGAGGTGGCAGAGCTCTGCAACGTAACCAGACTGAATGGCTATCATCTGCAGGCGCTGAGCCAGTACCTGAACGGGGAGCAACATGACACCTTCCACGCGGAGAGTGTGAAGTTCGAGCGGCCGCCCACCTACAATTATCTGAACGGCCACAAGCTGCAGCAGCTGTTGGATCAAGTCTGGCTTGACAGTGAGAGAATTGAGCTGGGTGGAAGAGAGCAGAGGCTGGAGTTTGCCTCCACCGCTTACGAGGGTCTTCTGGACTTCCGT GGCCCCATCAATGGCTTCCAGGTGGAACACATCAAGCGGAACTACTTCAGTCGGACGCGCGGCCAACCGGTCAGCACTCCATTGGGCTTCAAGCATGACGTCACTTTCGCACAGCCTCTGACAGCACGCGTGGTAGTGCTACGTGGCAGCGTCAGTAATGGAAGCGACGCAATTGTTGAGGGCATAAG TTTGAGCAGCACTGGCCTGGCTATATCATCTATTTCCCAGAAAAATCAGCTGTGTGCTGTGTACAGCAGGTGA
- the LOC117194010 gene encoding uncharacterized protein LOC117194010 isoform X1 yields MLQHPKTMTNIRSLVPELAEQARIKLKEDETTRADCIEALRAWITELNYLQARTDDQFLVAFLRHCHWNVDEAKKRVLFYYTYKSKEKELFKSRLVDDKLLEMARSGIFATLPSPIGPGGPRIHYTRMGHIEPSKHSVSDIFRFHAFRAEIEINTDDNWNIAGVVEIIDFTKIPYSLLLQFDPGMFRRMNAFLEHGIPTNLVATHIVNASRETQFVLGLVRNAMKQKELLHIHSNLESLQRVIGKEYLPAELVGDNGTLGDAMTRYETQLTSFVPYFKEEERYGVDGKLREASEKEQEKTPALGAGVANEGSFRKLNFN; encoded by the exons ATGTTACAGCACCCCAAGACAATGACCAATATCCGATCGCTGGTGCCGGAGCTGGCGGAGCAGGCTCGCATCAAGCTCAAGGAGGACGAGACGACCAGGGCGGACTGCATCGAGGCGTTGCGCGCCTGGATCACTGAACTTAATTACCTGCAGGCGCGAACCGACGATCAGTTTCTGGTCGCCTTCCtgcgccactgccactggaaCGTGGATGAGGCCAAGAAGCGCGTATTGTTCTATTACACATACAAGTCCAAAGAGAAGGAGCTCTTCAAGAGTCGCCTAGTGGACGACAAGCTTCTGGAGATGGCTCGCTCTGG AATCTTTGCCACGTTGCCCAGTCCGATCGGTCCCGGCGGCCCCCGCATCCACTACACACGCATGGGCCACATAGAGCCCTCGAAGCACAGCGTGAGCGATATTTTCCGCTTTCATGCCTTCCGCGCCGAAATCGAGATCAACACGGACGACAACTGGAACATTGCCGGGGTGGTCGAGATAATTGATTTCACCAAGATCCCCTACTCCTTGCTTCTCCAGTTCGACCCGGGAATGTTCCGGCGCATGAACGCCTTCCTCGAGCACGGCATACCCACGAATTTAGTTGCCACCCACATCGTGAACGCGTCGCGTGAGACACAGTTCGTGCTCGGCCTCGTGCGCAATGCGATGAAGCAGAAGGAGCTG CTGCACATCCACTCCAACCTCGAGTCGCTGCAGCGCGTCATCGGCAAGGAGTATCTGCCCGCGGAGTTGGTTGGGGATAACGGCACTCTGGGCGATGCAATGACACGGTACGAGACCCAGTTGACCAGCTTCGTCCCGTACTTCAAGGAGGAGGAACGCTACGGCGTGGATGGGAAGCTACGTGAGGCCAGCGAGAAGGAGCAGGAGAAGACCCCGGCTCTGGGGGCTGGCGTCGCCAACGAGGGCTCCTTTCGCAAGCTGAACTTCAATTGA
- the LOC117194010 gene encoding uncharacterized protein LOC117194010 isoform X2, protein MTNIRSLVPELAEQARIKLKEDETTRADCIEALRAWITELNYLQARTDDQFLVAFLRHCHWNVDEAKKRVLFYYTYKSKEKELFKSRLVDDKLLEMARSGIFATLPSPIGPGGPRIHYTRMGHIEPSKHSVSDIFRFHAFRAEIEINTDDNWNIAGVVEIIDFTKIPYSLLLQFDPGMFRRMNAFLEHGIPTNLVATHIVNASRETQFVLGLVRNAMKQKELLHIHSNLESLQRVIGKEYLPAELVGDNGTLGDAMTRYETQLTSFVPYFKEEERYGVDGKLREASEKEQEKTPALGAGVANEGSFRKLNFN, encoded by the exons ATGACCAATATCCGATCGCTGGTGCCGGAGCTGGCGGAGCAGGCTCGCATCAAGCTCAAGGAGGACGAGACGACCAGGGCGGACTGCATCGAGGCGTTGCGCGCCTGGATCACTGAACTTAATTACCTGCAGGCGCGAACCGACGATCAGTTTCTGGTCGCCTTCCtgcgccactgccactggaaCGTGGATGAGGCCAAGAAGCGCGTATTGTTCTATTACACATACAAGTCCAAAGAGAAGGAGCTCTTCAAGAGTCGCCTAGTGGACGACAAGCTTCTGGAGATGGCTCGCTCTGG AATCTTTGCCACGTTGCCCAGTCCGATCGGTCCCGGCGGCCCCCGCATCCACTACACACGCATGGGCCACATAGAGCCCTCGAAGCACAGCGTGAGCGATATTTTCCGCTTTCATGCCTTCCGCGCCGAAATCGAGATCAACACGGACGACAACTGGAACATTGCCGGGGTGGTCGAGATAATTGATTTCACCAAGATCCCCTACTCCTTGCTTCTCCAGTTCGACCCGGGAATGTTCCGGCGCATGAACGCCTTCCTCGAGCACGGCATACCCACGAATTTAGTTGCCACCCACATCGTGAACGCGTCGCGTGAGACACAGTTCGTGCTCGGCCTCGTGCGCAATGCGATGAAGCAGAAGGAGCTG CTGCACATCCACTCCAACCTCGAGTCGCTGCAGCGCGTCATCGGCAAGGAGTATCTGCCCGCGGAGTTGGTTGGGGATAACGGCACTCTGGGCGATGCAATGACACGGTACGAGACCCAGTTGACCAGCTTCGTCCCGTACTTCAAGGAGGAGGAACGCTACGGCGTGGATGGGAAGCTACGTGAGGCCAGCGAGAAGGAGCAGGAGAAGACCCCGGCTCTGGGGGCTGGCGTCGCCAACGAGGGCTCCTTTCGCAAGCTGAACTTCAATTGA